Proteins encoded together in one Amblyomma americanum isolate KBUSLIRL-KWMA chromosome 1, ASM5285725v1, whole genome shotgun sequence window:
- the LOC144116031 gene encoding uncharacterized protein LOC144116031 isoform X1: MPASTGICPGPGATRRRKCRKRRVQRRCHWCAAVELCAGVRSPRVNSGGDRRKTLCETPNYTPPRCWPKRGTASRSTCGLSAVFWPFEMPASTGICPGPAATRHRKCRKRRVQRRFHWCAAVELCAVVRSPRVNSGGDRRKTLCETPNYIAPEVLAKKRHSFEVDVRSIGCILAF; the protein is encoded by the exons atgccggccagtactgggATATGCCCTGGACCTGGTGCTACACGACGCCGAAAATGTCGGAAACGACGAGTCCAGCGACGATGTCACTGGTGTGCTGCGGTGGAGCTCTGCGCTGGAGTACGCTCCC CTCGGGTGAACAGCGGTGGCGATCGAAGGAAGACCCTGTGTGAAACGCCCAACTACACGCCCCCGAGGTGTTGGCCAAAAAGAGGCACAGCTTCGAGGTCGACCTGTGGTCTATCGGCTGTATTCT GGCCTTttgaaatgccggccagtactgggATATGCCCTGGACCAGCAGCTACACGACACCGAAAATGTCGGAAACGACGAGTACAGCGACGATTTCACTGGTGTGCTGCGGTGGAGCTCTGCGCTGTAGTACGCTCAC CTCGGGTGAACAGCGGTGGCGATCGAAGGAAGACCCTGTGTGAAACGCCCAACTACATCGCCCCCGAGGTGTTGGCCAAAAAGAGGCACAGCTTCGAGGTCGACGTGCGGTCTATCGGCTGTATTTT GGCCTTTTGA
- the LOC144116031 gene encoding uncharacterized protein LOC144116031 isoform X2, with translation MRWSWSNTTPKMAETTSLAMMSLVCCGGALCWRPFEMPASTGICPGPAATRHRKCRKRRVQRRFHWCAAVELCAVVRSPRVNSGGDRRKTLCETPNYIAPEVLAKKRHSFEVDVRSIGCILAF, from the exons ATGCGCTGGTCCTGGAGCAACACGACGCCGAAAATGGCAGAAACGACGAGTCTAGCGATGATGTCACTGGTGTGCTGCGGTGGAGCTCTTTGCTGGA GGCCTTttgaaatgccggccagtactgggATATGCCCTGGACCAGCAGCTACACGACACCGAAAATGTCGGAAACGACGAGTACAGCGACGATTTCACTGGTGTGCTGCGGTGGAGCTCTGCGCTGTAGTACGCTCAC CTCGGGTGAACAGCGGTGGCGATCGAAGGAAGACCCTGTGTGAAACGCCCAACTACATCGCCCCCGAGGTGTTGGCCAAAAAGAGGCACAGCTTCGAGGTCGACGTGCGGTCTATCGGCTGTATTTT GGCCTTTTGA